A single region of the Arthrobacter sp. V1I7 genome encodes:
- a CDS encoding metal-sensitive transcriptional regulator codes for MTTPTTKRPAASNVDEQCLTTHGYITDKERYLARLKRIEGQVRGIARMVDEEQYCIDILTQVSAMTAALRGVALGLLDDHMKHCVLDAAQLGDEAGRAKMQEATEAIARYVRA; via the coding sequence ATGACTACACCCACCACCAAACGGCCTGCCGCCTCCAACGTCGACGAGCAATGCCTCACGACCCACGGCTACATCACTGACAAAGAGCGCTACCTTGCCCGCCTCAAGCGCATCGAGGGTCAGGTCCGAGGCATTGCCCGGATGGTCGATGAGGAGCAGTACTGCATCGACATCCTCACCCAGGTCTCAGCAATGACAGCCGCATTGCGCGGCGTCGCATTGGGACTGCTGGATGACCACATGAAGCACTGCGTATTGGATGCAGCGCAGCTCGGTGATGAGGCCGGACGGGCCAAAATGCAGGAGGCCACAGAGGCTATCGCGCGCTACGTTCGCGCCTAA